In Pongo abelii isolate AG06213 chromosome 22, NHGRI_mPonAbe1-v2.0_pri, whole genome shotgun sequence, the following are encoded in one genomic region:
- the LOC100441343 gene encoding keratin-associated protein 27-1 has product MPHSHCHSLRSFHNAPPLSAITHGTNPISFEDGLCLPSSFHSRTWLLDNFQETCNETTSCQMTNCEQDLFTDESCVQSNCLPGVVQTTYSNSRPCERPACLSESSSAGLACVSQPCQSETTQQMDFVAQSCQPASLQPASLKGNSCPPKTSESKNFETPECASSQCQSQNPESSSCRPLVNVAPEPQLLESSSSTYEPTCCVTGGFQLPSK; this is encoded by the coding sequence ATGCCTCATAGCCACTGCCATTCACTCAGGAGCTTCCACAATGCCCCACCACTCTCTGCCATCACACATGGCACTAATCCTATAAGCTTTGAAGATGGATTGTGTTTGCCCAGCAGCTTCCATAGCAGAACCTGGCTCCTGGACAACTTTCAAGAAACCTGCAATGAAACCACCAGCTGCCAAATGACCAATTGTGAACAGGACTTATTCACAGATGAGAGCTGTGTGCAAAGTAACTGCCTCCCCGGAGTTGTCCAAACTACTTACTCCAATTCCAGGCCCTGCGAAAGGCCAGCGTGCCTATCAGAAAGTTCTTCAGCAGGGCTGGCTTGTGTTTCTCAGCCTTGCCAATCAGAAACCACTCAGCAGATGGATTTTGTAGCCCAGAGCTGCCAACCTGCAAGCCTCCAACCTGCAAGCCTCAAGGGAAACAGTTGCCCACCCAAGACTTCTGAGTCTAAAAATTTCGAAACTCCGGAATGTGCATCTAGCCAATGTCAGTCTCAGAACCCTGAATCCAGTTCCTGTAGACCTCTGGTCAATGTTGCACCTGAGCCACAACTCCTGGAATCTTCTTCCAGCACTTATGAGCCAACTTGCTGTGTTACTGGTGGTTTTCAATTGCCTAGTAAGTGA